The Halotia branconii CENA392 region GGAAATAACAGGCTACAGCAAAACATGGATATACGGATTGGTAAAAAGATACAACGAATTTGGAGTGGGATACTTAGGCGATCGCAGGCAGTTAAACCAAGGTAAACAGCCTGTAGTGGATGATATGCAACAAGCACAGTTATGGCAGGCATTACAAGAGAAAGCACCAGATGGAGGGCTATGGAACGGTCGAAAGGTAGCAGACTGGCTAACTGAAGTCACAGGAAATCAGATCAGCCGACAGAGGGGATGGGAGATATTACGGCAGATGACTTTTAGACTCAGAGTACCTCGCCCGTCTCACACTAAAAGCGATCATTTTGAGCAAGAAGCCTGGAAAAAAAACTAGCGACACAAGTAAAACAACTCCAAACTATCTATCCAGATGCAGAAGTTCAGTTGTGGTGTGAAGATGAACATCGTTTAGGACTCAAACCGATTTTGCGACGAGTGTATGTACCTGAAGGAGAAACACCAATTGCTGATGTCCATTGGCGGTTTAAATGGTTATGGTTGTATGCTTTTGTACATCCCAAAACAGGAGAGAGCTATTGGTGGATTCTGCCTTACGTGAACACAGAATTGTTTAATCAGGTTTTGGCTGATTTTGCTCGTGAATTTGGATTAGGTAAAAATAAACACATTTTATTAGCTGTTGACCGTGCTGGCTGGCATACCAGTAAAAATTTACAGATTCCTGAAGGACTACATTTAACATTTTTGCCTTCTCACTCACCTGAGTTACAGCCGGCAGAAAGGTTGTGGACTTTGGTGGACGAACCAATCGCTAATCAATCGTTTAACTCACTCAATGATTTGGAGAATATTTTATTTCATCGCTGTCAGTCTTTACTTCAACAGCAAGATTTAATTCGTGGGTTAACTGGTTTTCATTGGTGGCTTCAGATTGGAGTTTAATCGTAAGTGATTATCCGGACATGATATCATTCAGTTGTTGCCTCATTTTTTCGCTTTATGCTACCAGTCATTTATTCTGATGAGTTTTTAGATCACAAAACTGGAAGATCTCATCCAGAGAACCCAGAACGCTTGAGAGCAGTTGTCAACGCGCTCAAAGTAGCCGCTTTTGCAGAACAAATTGCTTGGCAAGAGCCTACACCAGCATTAGAAAAGCGATCGCTGATGCCTTTGTTGGTACAAACTCACAGCCCAGCTTACATTAAGAAAATTAAAGAAATCGCTGCTACTGGTGGCGGTTATTTGGATGGAGATACCCCAGTTTCTCCCCGTAGTTATGATGTCGCGCTACTAGCTGTCAGTGCTTGGCTAGATGCAGTTGATACCGTGTTAGCTACAGCAAATCCGGCTTTTGTGCTAGCACGTCCGCCAGGACATCATGCTGAAAGTGATACTGGGATGGGCTTTTGCTTATTTTCTAATGCAGCGATCGCTGCTTTTTATGCCCTAGAACAACCGGGAATTAACCGAGTCGCTATTTTAGATTGGGATGTGCATCACGGTAATGGTACTCAAGCGATCGTGGAAACTCATCCCCAAATTGCTTATTGTTCGCTACATCAATACCCTTGTTATCCCGGTACTGGTAAAGCTTCCGAACACGGACTTCATAATAATGTATTAAATCTACCAGTACCTCCTGGTAGCGATATTACCGTATATCAACCACTGTTTGCACAAAAAGTAGTACCATTTTTAGCCGACTTCCAAGCCGATTTACTAATTGTCAGTGCTGGTTATGATGC contains the following coding sequences:
- a CDS encoding histone deacetylase family protein codes for the protein MLPVIYSDEFLDHKTGRSHPENPERLRAVVNALKVAAFAEQIAWQEPTPALEKRSLMPLLVQTHSPAYIKKIKEIAATGGGYLDGDTPVSPRSYDVALLAVSAWLDAVDTVLATANPAFVLARPPGHHAESDTGMGFCLFSNAAIAAFYALEQPGINRVAILDWDVHHGNGTQAIVETHPQIAYCSLHQYPCYPGTGKASEHGLHNNVLNLPVPPGSDITVYQPLFAQKVVPFLADFQADLLIVSAGYDANAKDPLANINLQPEDYTLFTDYCLRLTRKIVFGLEGGYDFITLSQSVLATIERCLI